The DNA sequence AATAGTCTTTTGTTTCTAGTTTCTTTTTGGTGTACCCATGAGGTCCTGTATAGAAGATTGGGTCTCTTTTGTTGAGAACCATATTTTGATGTAGGCTCTCTTCTTTTTGGTCAATGGCTTGTGTACGGGGTTTCCCCCAAttgttaataaaattatttaccttATTAAAGACCTTTTTAATACCATTCTGCAGCTAAAAATCAGGAACGACTTTGATCCTGTGCTCTCTCCTGAGAGTTCATTGTTTGTGCTGAAAAGCAATAAACAGGTCAGTTGCTTCCATTATGCTACTATGTAGGACGCAAAACGAGTCTTTTGCTTTTGTTGCTTTAACTAGAAAACTGTTTACAGGTGGCATATCAAGATATCTTGAGAATTCTTGACCCTACCAAGATATGTAGTTCTGTCCAGAATTTTATTGATATATACTTGCGGCTTCCTGGAATACCTGCCAATGGCCAGTTAACTGAGAGCGATTGCATTAGAGTCAGAATATGTGAAGGAAGATTTGCATTGCTAATACGCGAGGTGTGTGATTTGACATGCATACAAATGTATTTATCAAAGGACATGCTCTACCGTTCCTTTTTTTGAAACTTTTGTGCAAATGCTCGACCATAGTGGCTTATATTTTCTACTGCTACATCTGAAGCCTATAAGAGAAGGAAATTATATTATTCAGCCGAAAGTGGACTTCGATATCAGCATTAGTACTGTCGCCGGCCTCCTTAATCTTGGGTATGTGAAGTATTTGACAATGGAGCTGGTTTTTATTAGGCCATTTCTTGCATCATCCATCCTTTTATTTCCACGCTTCATAATTTCATTTACTTTCGGCAGATAATGTGTATGATTCTGTTGTATCAATAATTCTTGCTATTCAATTGCATTAGAAATTTTTCTTGTGTATACTCTGCTGTCTATTGCATGCTTGGCCTGCCTTGTATGAAATTGATCTCAAAGTTCGTGAAATAGACTAAAGGATGTACAACTGAAAATTTTTGTATGAGAACAAACATTGCCTCTTCTATGTAGATTCTGTAAATCCTTCTGAATTTGACATGTCTTGGATAGTTGATTGCTGTATTGCATGTTGAGTTTGTTTTCTTGTTATAAACAAGTAATGGTTATGAAAGGATAAAATGAAAGAAAGGGTTGCGGGGAGATTAGACAATATCTGGTACTTATAAAAGTTGAACACCTGCAGAGTTTAATTCTCAGCAAAGACAAAAAACACTAGGTGGTTTCTTCTCATCTCCCTAAGTTTTGGTGGACAGAGTTACCCTGTACCTGTGTTGGTGGGAGCTAGCAGGTATCCCGGTGGAATAGCGAGGTGCACGCAAGCTAGCCCGATCCTACCGttatcaagaaaagaaaagaaaaaagaagttgATTGCCAGCTAGTGAAAGCAACAACCAGAATGGCTAGTCTTTACATAATAGAAAGACTATGGCGAGTTTTTACATAATAGAATGATTATGTTTGATGTCCCAGAATGGGTAGTTCAGATGGTTTTCATTGAAGAGGAGGAAGAGAGAATGCAGGGGGGGTGGAAGGGATGAGTCATTCTGGGGCTACCAACAACTTTAATGGAGAAGATGAGGGAAGCACCAGCAAGATGATGGTTGTAAAGGCCAAAATGGGTGGGGAAGTTCTTTAGAAGTCTGGCTTGGTTAAATGCATTTGTATGGACAAAATAAGATTCAGAAGCCAAGTACAACATATTCGACTGATATATGTTGCAGAAAATACCAAGTCTTTTCGTTTGATGGGTTTAACTTTTTCCCTTTAGTTGGTTTTTGGCTATGAAAGGACAATTGCTGGATGCAGCGCATTAATCTACCTATTCCTCACTAATAGCTGGGCCAAGCTTTGTCCTAACATTTTTTCCTCTTTTGGTGataagtaaataaaatatttcttTCCCACATAGGACGCAGTCTGAGGGCAACCTACTTACTTGATAACCCCTAAAAAAGCCACAAAGAAAAAGCAAGAAAAAATGAGATACAGATAAAGGATAACAATCCCAGGCATGCTTTCCTCAAAATGACCCTAATGAAAAATACTGAATGTCTCTGTTATTGCTGCTTCTACGCTTTTTCTTTTCCATTTAACACTTTCTTATTCCATATTATATCCATCCTTTCTCATAGTATTAGTAAACATAACGCTAATTCATATGTGACTTGACTCGTCATCTGCATTTATATCTTTTCTACGTTCTTTCCTTGTCAGTATATTTTGAATCAAATTCGTTATGCTTCATAATTTCTGATTTCAGGTATCAAGCAGTCGCGTATATTGAAGCTTCAGCTTATATCTACCAAGATGGGAAGGTACTCTCAGTTTTCTTGATACTTTTTTATCATACTGAGACACACGAAAGACTTGTCGACATTACTTGAATTGTAATCTATATCATCTGTGAGGAATAAGAGAAAAGGAATTCAAGACACCTATTTCTAGGTGTTGTACAGAATTCATATCTTAAACCGACGAAAGACCGGCTTAATAAAAACACTTAATGCTAACTCAACCATTATAACATACCAGCACTTTACTTCTAACTCGTCCCTTAAACTCAAAGTGGAGAGTCAACTTGAGTTTACTTATCCAGAAACAACAAATAAATTGTTGCTGGAATGGTTTATAGAAGGCATGTCGGAAGGTCATTGAAAAAGTTTTGATTCGCTAGAATCTCGCCAAAATTATGATAGATGGGATTTCGGCAGAAAAATTTTGGTCACTGAAAGAGAAAAATGGCTGGAAATATGAAATGTCGCGGAAAGTGGTATGCTGCCAATGCAACTGTCACCAGAGAAGAGGCACGATTAGTCACGGGTAAAAGGTACTGCTCATTTGGAATTGTCACAAATAATTGGCATGGTATTGTTAGAACGTTCATCGAAAAGAAGCACGGCTGCCACTGGAATGGTCACCCAAAAGAGATTTATTCCGGAAGAGCAGCCACTGAGATTTGCTCAATACTACTCCTTATTCAAAAAGAAATAAGAGTGGAGACACCAAACTGGTCACCATAAGGAGGAAAGACAGTACAATCAGAAGATGGAAACAAAGAGGACTTTCGGAGATTAGAAGAGAGGAAGAAAAAGATCTTGGTAGAATCAAAGAATTAACAGTAATTGAACAAGTGGAAGATTTCTGAGATTTATCACAAAAAGGACCTCTCAAGAAGGATTTCTTTAATAGGGGAATAGGAACAAATAGCTACACGGAAGAAATTTTGTTGGGGGCAGAAATCATGATGCTTGTGGTCAAGTGAAAGAGAGAAAAAACACCAGATTTTTCCACCGACAGTACAACATCATTGTCAATTTGCTGGTAGAGAGGGAAGTAGCATATAGTATACAGTCATGATCCCTATTTGACTACTGATAGGAGGCTTTTCAGTTGCACTGCAGGTTTTCAGTAGTCTTCCTAGGTGTTGGTACGAATCTGTTTAACCTTTTATCGATGTGCTTTGGTTCTGATTCCTGATAATTTTTGTTTTCCTACTCATATGCTGCACTCTACCTCCTCCTCAATAATGCATTACGTCTTATGTGACTTGGTTTCGGGGAAGTAAAGGGTTCTTCTTTTTAGATTCTTATAGAGGTTGATCATCTACAAGATGTACCTAGCCCTTACATACAAATTAAAGGGGTCAATAAAGAGGTTGTGGCAGCTGCTGGTTCAACACTCAAATTAGATGGTTCATATACGACCAAGGTTTTGACATtcatcttcttttttctttctgaTTTGACATTACTATTACTATCAGAATTCTGTCTTACATCAGAAACAGTCCAAACCGATAGCTTACTTTTTTGAATTTCTTAACAGAGTTATCTTCAAATAATTTTAGAAAGGTTGCCTGCATTAGAGAGAAGTTCAAGTGGTATCCATTCTCAACAGGCAGCAAGGTTGCAAGAACTTGTGGAATACATACAATCTCAGGTAACCTTATTTGGTGGGCTGGCATACCTCAGTTTTGTAGTTTATCATTGATATATTGGTATGAGATGAAGGTAGAAGGGAGCTTCGGGAACGCTGACGCTTGGTTTTGCATATACCGACATGATAATCTACTGCTCTATCTTTCCTGTTATAGTTTGATAACTAGATAGAAGTGGCTGAGGGCCAATATTTACTTCAATAATTTGTCTTTCAAGTTCCTCGTTGTTCATGCGTTTGCTGAGAACATTTTTGTTCAACATGCTTTTAGTGTTATTTTTCACTCTTACAATTGAAATCCGAGATTGGCACAAGATagcatttgatacaaatataggAAGCATATAAGATTTGGCTTAACCTTCAACCTGAAAACTTGATTAGGCTGTTCAATTAATGATGGTAAAGCCCACTGGTCGACTTGGACGGTAGTCTGGACATGGTTGTTTAAATTGCTTTTTCTAATTAAAGAAGAAtggttgttgaaattggtttGCCCTAGAAATTCTGCTTATAGTTCTTTCTTCCTCCAAGCTTGAAGTTCTTCAAGGCTATCTATGAGGTTTTCATTTTcttgttttcttttgttttatttttttctctttttcctttAAAACTTATAAAGCTCCTTCTTGgttaactttttctttttcttttaatatgGAAATAAACATTTTTGGTCAGAAGAAACACATTTTCCAACAAATGAGGAAAAGTGTTTTCCTTCACAACATCTCAACTCTTAATTTCATATCACTGCTCCTACCAATAAGTAGACATTATTATGGATTTTAATACTCAAATTTTTTCATCAAACACTACTGTtaccctttttaaaaaaaaaataaaaaatcatcaaaacactCTCCGGTTTGTTAAAGTTATCATCTATCTTTAATAGTATTTTCTTTGGAAATGTTTTCAACTATCAAACCAAACAGCAGAAAACATTTTCCAGAAAGTCATCTTCCAGAGaacatttttcaaaaaatatcttCTGTCGTACCAAACGCATAAGATAATTGCAGGAGTACCAAGTTTTGACAGCGAAGGCCATATGGCTGACAGTGTCCAGTAAAGGAGTTTTTTTGCGTGCTTCCCATTAATTCATGAATCATGTATGCCTTCATGTGATACACCACCGATTTCCCTCAGCTATACATACTAGTTTGACATTATGGTATGCTTCTACAGTGTTATAGTATGTAGATTGAGCTCACTCACATACTACTTCGACGTTGTGGAATGTTGGTACACTGTTATAACATCCAGGTCGAGCTTACTGCATGGTATCAAGTCTAATGGTTAGTCAGCCTCTTATTGATTAGTGTTTTGTGTATTGCAAGCAGGGAAGCAGTTCATCTTCAGAGTCCTCGCCCAGAAGAGAGATTTCACCATTGGATGGTGTAATTGAAGACATGCAGTCAAGAATTAAAAGGCTTGAACGATGGCAAATGATCAATACGGTATTTCCATTCCTTTCTTGTTTTCTTGACTGCCTCTCACCGTAAAAGTTTGAATTCTGGCTTAAATTCTTTCATGTAATCACAGGTTCTATGGACATTTTTTATGTCTGCTTTTGTTGGTTATTCACTCTACCAGAGGAAGAGGCAATAGAAGGGTTAAAGTTGATTCAGCAAAGCTAATGCTTGACCATCAGTGACTGGCTCCTTTGAACAATCTCATAGCTTCCTGTGATCGTCACATTTTTATCGGGTGATTGATCTACTTCTAATTGACTTTCGATTTTATGCCCTGAAATGTATGATGTGTGGCTCCACATCTGTAAATACTAATCTGCAACTGCTCAAAGAAATGCGAGTCATCCGTAATCAATGTTGCAAAAGTTTTCTTAGGGATTGTTTGGTAGGATGTATTAGCTTTGGTATTATCAATCCCTTGTTTGGTAGTGTTTTTCAACccatgtataactaatacctaTATTAGTTATACATCCTATTCAGGACTATTCTTATACATAGCAAACCATGGCATTAGCAATACCATGGTTTTCAATACATGGATAAAGCATGTATAAAGGCAACTGCTCTTTCAAATCCTTTTCCAAAGAATGTGAAGGGtatttttgtaaataaataattttaaaaaaaaattatgcaatgcaatGCATGTTATTTTTAATACGTCAAACCAAACAGTTAATAAGAAATAATTTCAGCATAACTAATACCATCATTACTAATCCCAACATTAATAATACACCTATTCagtactattcttatacaccccTATCAAACGTCCCCTTATAGTTTTAAAAGCTGAGGATCCATGCACTTCGTTTATTTATAAGGTAGAAATGCTGCTAATTAACTAGATAAAGTGGCTGTGATGGTCTGAATCTCATGTTTCTAGCTGTTTTGGTTGGTCAAATGCTGTTTGCTAGACGAGAAAACTTGAATAAGAAAGGTGAAGGGAAAGCAGAAAGTAACTTTATTTCAATTGCTTCTTGGCCAGATCACATAGGACTGTTTTGTTTGTTGTAAGTGAATAAATATAATCTGGCATAAAATTCTGCAATGTTAATATGACATTTGATTTCCCATATTAGACTTTCATTTCTTATTCTGCATATAGTTTCCAGTATAAAATTTCTAGAAATAATACTTGCATAACAATtcatgtgttattattattacttgttaAGTGTGGTAAAAAACATTTCGATGATAATAACCCTTGCATAGTTGTGCGAATAAGTGTCCTCTTATTTAGAGCGGTGATTTGGATAGCTTTGAGGGAATGTCTACATTACAGCAACGACCAGTGCAAtaccacaagtggggtctggggagggtagtgtaaatgcagaccttacccctactctgaAGGAGTAaagagactgttttcgatagaccctcgactcacgACGATGGTAAAGGACAGTGGAGCAGTAACATCAAAGGAAGTAAGAAAGATAACACCAGCAACGTGGCAACCAGAAAGCAGAAagaaaaacaataacaataagcaGTAACAATGACACAATACTATAGACACAATGGAAGTAATATGGACACAACAAGAGCCTCTAACATTCTAAGATAAAACACTATCAAACTAGCCTCCTACAACCTAACCTGCAACCCTAATGAGGTAATATAGACACAACAAGAGCTACTAGCAGTCTAAGACACAACTCTGTCATACTAGCCTCCTACCTCCTAACTTACAACCTTAATACTCGACCTTCACATCTTCCTATTAAGGGTCATTTatcctcgaaaatctgaagcTGCACCATGtactgcctgatcacctctctcaAATACTTCTTAGGCTGCCCTCTACCTCTACTCATACCCGTCAAAGCCAGCtgttcacacctccttaccggggcatcCATGCTACTCCTTCGCACATgctcgaaccatctaagcctagcttcccgcatcttgtcttcCATGGAAGCCACGCCCACCTTCACCCGGATATCTTCATTCCTTATCCTATCCGGCCTAGTGTCCCGCACATCCATcttaacatcctcatttctgccacTTATCTTTTGAATATGAGAATTGTTGACTGACCAACACTCTGCACCATACAACATGACCGGTCTAACCACtgctctgtagaacttaccttttaaTTTTGTGAGACACCTTGTATTCTTTCGTTGAAATGAAAAAGTATTTTCTCAATCGCAAGCTCAATTCTACTCACTTCTAAATGGCATTATTAAACTATCTATTTATTTTTGTGAAACTTTTGTATGTGAATAGAATACTCAATTGAAAATATTTGTATAGACGACACTAGTTATTTAGTATAAAAGGTGTATTTATTGCTATATTATACTAGTTTTGGTCTTTGTTAGAACTTAGAAGTCCTTTATTCTGCATATGGACGTGTATGCTGGTGTAGTGATAAGCATGGTGTTAAAGAACCTCTAGTTTTTAGAGAacttataatatgccttaagcaacaacaacaatagctcAATATCAAGAAAGATGGTATAGGATATATGAATTCTTGTTGAACATGTCAATTTTGTATTACGAGGATTCATCATAAATTGATTAATATGCTAATAGTCAGCATTGTTGTACTACTCCTTTATTCGAGTTAGACTCGCAAAAGTGGAGTTACCTTAAAAGACAAGGAGTATGTCTTCTCCACTTCAACTGTAGATGTAAGTTGTGGAAGAGATTGAAAATATAACGGTTGCTTGATAATGCTTTCTTAAAAGTCAACAATTCTCTTAGCTAATTTTGCTTGTACAATTCAATGATTGCATATCTAGTGAACCTAAGGGGAaaataggttattttttatgCTTTTGATTGAGTTCTTAATCAACCAAATAGAATTACAAAGGTAGAGATGAAAAAGCTAAGCAGCAGCAGCTGAATTTATCTTATAGTATGTCAAACATTGTctggtatttgatattttattgtTGAGGAAAGTGAAGCTACTGCTTCTTCGACTGTTAAAAAAAGGCAATCTGGTCTCATCATATCTTTAGTTTCATCAGCCCTCTGTAATTTTTCCAGTACTTCTCCTAGTGGATTCACCAATACAAACTGCAATGCCAAAATCATTAAGGAAATGAATATcagaataaataaaaaagaaaatggtCTTGAGGATTTTGACTTCATCTGAAAAGAAATAGGGACTGTAAAAGCTTGTACACTTGCCTCAAGGCCTTTCTTTTCCAGTGCCATACTCAAATCCTTGAATAATGAGACTCCACTTGTATCAATGGCAGTCACAGCTGAAGATAAAAAACAAGCCACAATTACTTGTCAAGTTGAAATTAATTTGTTTTATTTGTGGGAATTTCTTGATGTCCTGACTGTTTCTTGGTATTATCTAAAAGGAGAGGGGGAAGGGTAGCCCGGTGAACTAAgatcccgctatgcgcggggtccggggaagagcCGGACCATAAGGATTTACTGTACGCAgctttaccctgcatttctgcaagaggctgttttcacGGCTAAAACTCATAACCTCATCGTCACATGGaggcaactttaccagttacaccAAATTGGGAATAAATGACAATATTTAGAACCATGTCTCTATGAACTTACCAGACAAATCAAGGACCACAAATCTAAGCCCTGATTGTTTCTTGTTTTTTCCTCCCTCTGCATCGTAGTCTTCTATCCATCTTGAAATCCTTTTTTTTTCCGGGGCAAATAAAAAGACCTAAATAAATatggaaagaagaaaaaaagaagaaaaatgaaagatAGAATGGTCAATGCAGCAGTTCAACTAATACTAACCTTTCTTTAAGATAAGTTGCATTGGCAAAGTTGATTGGAGCTTCAATACTTAAAATGAGAAAACCAGGAACACTCATAGCCTCCTTATAATGATCAAGATTTCTATAAATCCCAGTACCAGGTATATTTCCTAACATTACTGTTTTGGGCCTTGTAATTTGCAGCAACACCTTTAAAATTGATATTCCaatctgaaattcattataaAAGAAAGTCAAAAACCAagcaagtacaacaacaacatactcaatATAATCCCAAAAGTGGGatgtggggagggtagtgtgtacgcagcctTGTGCAGGCAGAGAGGCtttacaaaaacaaaacaaaaaagaagaaaagatggaAACTTGAAGAGGGAGCTTACTGCAATGGCAAGACCATTTTGAACAGAAATAAAGATTACTCCAAAGAATGCACATAACAAGACTAGGAAATCGAATTTATCGATCTTCCAGATTTGGTAAGCAGCTGGGATGTCGATTAGGCCAACGACAGCAGTGACGATTATGGCTCCGAGCACAACATTGGGAGTATATTGGAAGAGGGGCATTAGGAAAAGGAGTGTCACCATTACTGTCACTGCCATTACTATGTTAGAAACTGCAGTTTTGCTTCCTGCATTGTGATTCACTGCTGACCTAGAGAATGCACCTGAAAATGTAGAGTTACATTTAAAGGATTCTGCAGTTTTAGAGATTCTACATCAACAACAAACAAACCCAGTGTAGTCCCACAAGTGATGTCTGGGGAATGTAATGTGCACACTGAGCTTACCCCTACCTTTTAAAGGTAGATaaactgttttcgatagaccctctgCTCGAGAAACAGTGAAAATAAAGCAACAAACAGTTTTAGAAATTCTAAACTGTTGAAAGGTTTATTGTACCAGTTGTGACATAGCAGGAAGTTGAGGAACCAACTATGTTCATGACCCCAATAGCAATCATCTCTTTGTTTCCATCCACTTGGTAGTTCTTTAAAGCAGCAAAAGTCCTCCCCACTGCAATCCCTTCCTAATTTTTTTTTACACAACACATTAAGTAAGCGTTTggatataaaaattataattttgaaaaaaagtactatttggaattaagttgaaaaatgatatttgaaatttgaaattatgtttgaacatacatttcacttgaaaaaatattgcagtttTGTGAGTGGAGAAAAAAGCTTCTCccaaaaatttggaaaaattcattttcaaaaaatctccaaaaactttcaaaattttatggataaacatattttttttttaaattcggAAAAAAAGATTTATGGACAAATGGGTCCCAAGTTTTCTTTGTGTCTAAAGATATTAGTGCCTGCTATGAGCTTTATAGTCATTATTTATGGATGTTATATTCCAAAATCATAATTtgagttcttttccttttttataaAAAGATaggtaaaagaggaaaaaaattaCAGTGAGTGAAAGGATGCCAGTGACAATTCCAGTTTTGATTACAAGTCCCAAGTAGCTTCCACTGAAATGTAACATGTTCCATGAAGGAGGGTTCAACCCTTCTTGTAATTTGCCAATCTACCAAAA is a window from the Nicotiana tomentosiformis chromosome 10, ASM39032v3, whole genome shotgun sequence genome containing:
- the LOC104098875 gene encoding probable sulfate transporter 3.3, which produces MEPNNENRVIDITAMEVHKVVSPPHRSTFQKLKNRLKETFFPDDPLRQFKGQPLKQKLILGAQYVFPILEWGPNYSFKLFKSDIISGLTIASLAIPQGISYAKLANLPPIVGLYSSFVPPLVYAVLGSSRDLAVGPVSIASLVLGSMLREVVSPTKDPILFLQLAFSSTFFAGLFQASLGFLRLGFIIDFLSKATLIGFMAGAAVIVSLQQLKSLLGITNFTKQMAIVPVLSSVFHRTNEWSWQTILMAFCFLVFLLLTRHISMRKPKLFWVSAGAPLLSVIISTLLVFAMKGQKHGISIIGKLQEGLNPPSWNMLHFSGSYLGLVIKTGIVTGILSLTEGIAVGRTFAALKNYQVDGNKEMIAIGVMNIVGSSTSCYVTTGAFSRSAVNHNAGSKTAVSNIVMAVTVMVTLLFLMPLFQYTPNVVLGAIIVTAVVGLIDIPAAYQIWKIDKFDFLVLLCAFFGVIFISVQNGLAIAIGISILKVLLQITRPKTVMLGNIPGTGIYRNLDHYKEAMSVPGFLILSIEAPINFANATYLKERISRWIEDYDAEGGKNKKQSGLRFVVLDLSAVTAIDTSGVSLFKDLSMALEKKGLEFVLVNPLGEVLEKLQRADETKDMMRPDCLFLTVEEAVASLSSTIKYQIPDNV